The Pelodiscus sinensis isolate JC-2024 chromosome 24, ASM4963464v1, whole genome shotgun sequence genomic interval tgctcctgctttggtacaggcagggaggttaccattctgatctgatctgagtgaggaatccccagagggtattactgcatctaccagcctgggttctatacaatttctgggctatgacgtaagtgttgctgacagagtttccaggcccaaaccaatctgcgatggtatctgctaagccccgtcgttgcctaatcaggcatttgccaagttgattagccagtctagcacacagctggtctataccagtgtggatcatcaccaaggtaaggaccagggACAGTTggcctggttctgggacaggggtctgttcagggcatgatgcacaattgggaggctctagtttgtccttaaagtcctggttgatgatatccaaatgggggcaagttagcaatggccattgtttaacaaatgacagccatgcctcaggggttacctttgtctgggctttaagtggtaagccccagtgggagtcagtaggtccaacttcagtggcctgatgtcagtgtttagcttctttcccacaatattccatacaaaatgtaactcagaggactgtgtattctttgtcctcgtagtgtccatgctgttacaataaacaaaatgattctgtgtgaatgaggagAGGCCCAAGGCtgtgtattccccattgctattagcggctacgtctacactggcatgaatttccggaaatgcttaaaacggaatagttttcgttataagtatttctggaaaaaagcgtctacattggcaggatgcttttccggaaaagccctttttccggaaaagggtccatggccaatgtagacgtgcttttccagaaaagagccccgatcgtcatttccgcgatcggggcttttttccggaaaagacttctgggctgtctacactggccgttttccggaacagtgttccggaataaggacttatggctgagcgggagcagaatagtttttccggaatagcggctgattttgtacagtagagtgtcgttgcttttccagaaattcaagggccagtgtagacagctcgcagcttattctggaaaagcggctgattttccggaataagtggcccagtgtagacatagccagcgtgtatttgttctatgtatgtgacttgaaggaggttacgttgactagagtcGCTGTTTCTCTTATAGTataagcatggttcacagatgtttaattgttaataggaacccatggaattccataattcttgaggccttttaaggcatcaggcaccaatgagtagcagggcaagtagctgttattgcaatggtgaggttactagtttcctcattgttgtgggcatctttacttaaatatgctgatgtccacttgcccgtgttgtttcttACAGATTTCTTcttatctctggccaaaccacttctCTAGTTGGTGTGCAAACtttcagaagctaaatatttcatttgtgtggccattaaagcaaaaccaatctgaTGGGAAGAGGCTAGTACCCGTCTCCTACCCTTCTGTTCACGTCTCCTagccttctgttcacgtgatgcactccttgcttccttccagttccttttttttgtgttcacctgtggagacattgttaacattctcctagtcTAAACAATCACTacactattatcctttcactacattttaaagttgccaattgattgggccccattattcattttgtttgtttaaattcatgcttctgctttactcaaattatccttcattaaaaaacaattttctacacacaacaatatttgcaatacgtattacaattaagacacacaagacaaacttggacagaacacaaacttatgatgtcatgacacagaaccatggtttgttgttgttgttgttgttgttgttgtttgttgtttttcttcagctggcaccagcgctttctgatgatctgaaagacaagaaaacatttctacccccgtcggggtggcccattataacttaaaatactgcctaagatctgttaggggagcCGGTTACAGCTACTTCCTTACCACTTCTGTGGGCAAGTAAGCTGCAACTTTCCGAGAACAAGGGcacttcatcggtactcgtgccCTTCCGCTCCTTTGAATTACctcagagttgctagccctccccaacagtggcatgcctcagtttccctcttgtactgcagaccaggcttcttttttttaatgtgaagttTCAAATgatttactgccacagaaactctttcttagaacaaggtgcttgctagttactattccagcaagcaaaaaggttttcttttcctgaacagaatcacatgcaatgttacaggcttacttatgggggacagtgcctCCCCCcgttccagaacagacaggcagtttgcagacacacacaaccttggatctgaaagcaagccaaaagtgctatcagctcagccttgaacagaaacaccgggaagtttctgggcttggttttttttaacaataattagtttccttggaagacacatttaacccttagggtgcaggttttacaaatttacaatgtatagattctattcttttatgcggttaaccaattaagtttcagcagaattccttattttccttcTACTATGCCCagagggctccaaactttttgccttcccctttcacatgcttttttccttcttctggtccatcctgattcctgctaaatgaccttTCCCAATGACACAAGTTTATCcagcattaatttggtaaggagagtgggctttccaattagccctcacacctcctaattcttttcagtatataaatccaaatgtgtattattgcagtcagctattactaattttaaatttctcagcatagggttttcataacatccatgctgcagcagttgatctatgctgctgattctggggtggatcactcgcccatgctctgtaaggagatttatgttgcagaatgtgtctccttgttagggcagatttagcttttagtgattacatctttaCATTCAATTTTTACTGGTTGACATTagggtggcttttaagttaccttctcccacgccctcaagccaattataagggtgtgtgagggaaaggttttaactgtttgttatgttttttcTCTGGACGGCCTCCACTTGTGTTGTGAAACCTCCTTGGGTTGCCTGCGattccagccagagaggctgtcgttatctatttgctaagaagggcttgagaatcttctgaagttgcttggatttgatccttgctcaaagcccgcactcccttttcaatctcatagCCCAAGAAGGTGACCTTTGGCTGGCATATTTGGGCCTTTTCTTGTGAAACTTTATCTCCCTTTTTCCCTAGGGCATTCAGCAGGGACTCCGTTGTCCTTTCCAGTTTTCTAAGTCTTTCTACAATGCGATCCCAAAGAGATGGGGAGCTGAtacaaaaccctggggcaacacagtccacaacaaCTGAGTTTTGTCCTGGGTATGTGGGTCCTCCCACTCAAAGGCCAATAGTTTCTAACTGTCTTTATGCAAAGGGACGGAGAAGAAAGCATCTTTTAAACCCAACACTGAAAATACCTTTGCATCTGCCGGAACTTGTGTTAAAATGGTGTGTGGATTTGGGACCGTAGGGTGATCCACAAGAACCTTCTTATTTACAGCCCTCGGGTCCCGCACTAATCTATACGAGGTGCCGTCTGCTTTGAGCACCCCCAAAACCGGGGTGTTAAAGGGGGAAGAGCCCTGTTTCACCGGCAGCTGCACTACAATCTGATCACCACGGAAGAAAATGTCAGCCTGCAGCTTAGTTAGCATATCTCACCCCagcagggcaactgggcatgcagatgaaacaacaaaggcatgctcCAGTATATTATTTCCAGTCTTCGCGAGGAGGGGTTTACACACAGGTAGCTTGCTTcgccttcttccttcccctcctcatgtTGCTCCACCACGGGAGTTTTTCTACGCCTGCCTTGAGTCAGATCAGCTTCACTACAGGATCATTTAAAACCGTGGGGCATGCACCCTTGCCTCCCGTGGCCTTAGTTTTTGCCCCTATAACCTTACAAGCTCCTATGCTACACTTCAGCAGCCATGCAGGTCGCCTCTGCGTGTCATTCAACCAACGATCAATATATTGGAGCTGATCCCAGTGCCCATCTCGAGTAACAACACCATGCACAGAGGCAACTAGATTTACATTAAAAGACCTTGTATCTGGCCAGCCTATCCCAAAGGTTGGCCACTCTAGCTGACAGAACTTAATTAAATCatcttttgttatcttaatcccCAAATCACTCCTACATTTAGTGAAATTGCGCAGCATGCATCCCAATGGGGTTGCGGAGTTTCTACCCGGGAGCGACCCGAACCCTTTGTGTCAACTTCTCAGCCCCAAATGCCAAGTGCAGTGTTCAGACCTATGTGCTGACCGCAAGAGTCCCAAAAGGACTAACAAACACAAAAGACACAGGGAATATGTATACTTACTCCGCCAACACCCTGGCGCCAGGGCTCCCGggaagaaccagcccttcccctgaGCACCGGCCCCCACGGCCCCGGGTCTCCCGTCGGCACGTCGCCCGTTCCGAAGCGCGCCCGCGGCGAGCGCCCAGCTCCACCCGCCCGAGTGGTGCGCGAGGCACCGAACCTGCGTCCGGCTTTGAAACGGGCACCCAGGGTGCACATGCCTAGAGCGCCTTCGAGTTCTCCCTATGCATATTCATGAGCCAATTTACATAAATCCGGGGGGACACGCCCCCGAGGTCCCGGCGAGAGGGCTGGTGATCAGAACTCAGCGTGGGCTTTGGTGTCGCCAGCCCTGGGACGTCCCTAATGGCCCTTGCTCTGTGTCCCTGTCCCCAGGGTGCCCAGGGGTGCGGCCGGCCCGAGGGAGCAGAGAGCAAGGTCTTTAGTGCGTCGGTGTCGTGGCCGTCAGCCATCGCTGCACCCGTgctgggtgcctcagtttccccctccgcACAGCAGCGCAGGTTTCTTACGTCTTtgctgcccccccggccctgagcccgtGAAGACGTTTTAGCTGCAAGCAGCCGCTCCCAGGGCTCTTttgtccctgtccccagcaggcaccaatcccccccccccccaagtcgtGTGTTTTCCATCTCGGCTCCCCGGAATCAGACCTTGGGCAGCTCAGCCCCCGTGGCGGCTTCTTGGACCCTTGCCTAACCCCAAAAGCCTCtgtcccaggcctgcccccctgccctgccatccTGGCCCTCCAGCGCTTGGACAGCCCCCCGGtgcctggctgcctccctccctcgcccACGCTGCGTGTTGTCCGGTGCTCCTGGAGAGGCACCACAGGGAGTCTCTTGTCTCTGCACCCCCTTGGCTTTTCCCTCCCCCGGGCTCGCAGCCCAAGACCCCGTCTTGCTGcccagggtccctgggccagctcGGCCGCCTCCAAACACCACGTCCCAGCCACGGTCTGAGTCCCAGCAGCGCCAGAAACAGCCTGGCGGTGCCCTGTCTGCACCTGTGCCCTGGCCACAGAGGCACGGATCTTGGCCACCAGCCCACCCCACTTCCGCCACGGCCCCACCCTCGCACCCAGCACCCCCGCCCGGCGGCTCGTGGACACAATGGCGGGACACGGAGTAGCGGGCGGAAGGCAGGTTTTATTGCTGGTCTCAGCCCGAGCCGGCAGCGCTTCTCTGGGGACACGGGTTAGTGTCGAACCCTCgcctgctgaggtggggggtGAGGGTCCTCACTGGGTTCGTGTCACGGCCAGGACGTCGGAGCCTGGCAGAGGCGCTGGAGCCTGCGGGGCCCGTGCCCCACGCCGGGCCGCCTCACGCGGTGTTCTAACGCCTGTGCCTGGAGTCGTGCTCATTTTCCATCAGCTTGGTCAGAATGGTGCAGAACTCGCTGAAGGTGATGCAGCCGTCCTCGTCGCTGTCGGCCTCGGTGAACAGGTTCTGGATGCACTCGTCCTCGGACGTGTCGGGCCCCTCGGGCGCGGGAGAAGGAAGAATCCCTTGGTCACATGGTGCTCGCGCTTCGCCCACCCCGACGGAGCCAACGCACCCTCCTTGCACGTCTAACGGCAAAACCCCGCCTGCCCCGCCTGGCTCCCCGACGCCCGGCTCCCCAACGCCCGGCTCCCCGACGCCCGGCTCCCTGAtacccggctcccagggcctttCCCGGGAGTCGCTGACTCCCCGCGCCGGCAGCCAGAATGTGGAGCCGAGACGGATTCGAGACCCCTCCGTGTCAGGGGGTTTCCATTGTCGGGCCGCGCCCCAGCACTGGGCGGgggaatgtcgggcgctgggtctcgtggccgggagaggggcggggctaaggcagctccctgcctgccctggcaccgcacactgcgctgcgccccagagccacccagcagcaggcccggcccctaggggagagggctccgtgcacggcccctgccccgagcactagcccCTCACGCCCAGCGGGGGGAGCCTGCTCCCGGGGGCAGTATGGTCTGCAGTCCTgaccccccaaagctggagccccctccaccccccaaagccccatcccagccccaccccggggcCCTGCACTGCACTCACATCCAGGATTTCTTCCACTGGGTCGTGAGGGGAAAGGCTCCGTGTGGCCCCGGAAATCCCCAGGAGATGGGAGGCCCATGAGCCGGGCCGG includes:
- the LOC142819612 gene encoding protein S100-A8-like: MASDLENAMSTIVQVFHDYGPEGDCLNLEEFHKLMTDKCSAYLSAKCQGPDTSEDECIQNLFTEADSDEDGCITFSEFCTILTKLMENEHDSRHRR